The following are encoded together in the Cucurbita pepo subsp. pepo cultivar mu-cu-16 unplaced genomic scaffold, ASM280686v2 Cp4.1_scaffold001732, whole genome shotgun sequence genome:
- the LOC111786476 gene encoding probable carboxylesterase 12, whose protein sequence is MDSTEIAHNFSPLFIVYKDGTVHRLLGNDAIPPSPDPVTGVDSKDVVISPETAVSVRIYRPKPATATAQPQKLPVLVYVHGGGFCIESAFSPFYDRHVKSLVAEANVVAVSVDYRLAPEHPLPIAYEDSWAALKWVAAHSDGNGPEEWLNGIVDLDRVYFAGDSAGANIVHHLAVRVGSEGIGGLNLKGLILVHPYFWGGKLVGDEEKLRAEERHFMEKLWYVTCPTISGLDDPIVNPEYDPKLGQLAAERVVVYVAEKDALKNRGWFYSECLKKSGWGGTVEVVETKGEGHVFHLFNPTTDVALDFVRKLAAFINGNGGRRE, encoded by the coding sequence ATGGATTCCACCGAAATTGCCCACAACTTTTCCCCTTTGTTTATCGTTTACAAAGACGGTACCGTCCACAGGTTACTCGGCAACGATGCAATACCTCCTTCTCCGGATCCCGTTACCGGCGTCGATTCCAAAGACGTCGTCATCTCCCCGGAAACCGCTGTCTCTGTTCGGATTTACAGGCCCAAacccgccaccgccaccgcacAACCCCAGAAGCTTCCTGTTCTCGTTTACGTCCACGGCGGTGGCTTCTGCATCGAATCGGCATTCTCCCCTTTCTACGACCGCCACGTCAAGTCCTTAGTTGCTGAAGCCAACGTTGTCGCCGTCTCTGTCGACTACCGTCTTGCTCCGGAGCACCCTCTTCCGATTGCTTATGAAGATTCATGGGCCGCTCTGAAATGGGTCGCTGCCCATTCCGACGGAAATGGGCCGGAGGAGTGGCTGAATGGAATCGTGGATTTGGATCGGGTTTATTTTGCTGGAGATAGCGCCGGAGCTAACATTGTTCATCACTTGGCGGTTCGGGTCGGGTCGGAGGGGATAGGCGGGTTGAATCTGAAGGGATTGATTTTGGTTCATCCTTATTTCTGGGGAGGGAAATTGGTCGGAGATGAAGAGAAGCTGAGAGCAGAGGAAAGACACTTTATGGAGAAATTGTGGTATGTGACTTGCCCTACAATTAGCGGGTTAGATGACCCGATTGTGAACCCGGAATATGACCCGAAATTGGGACAGCTGGCGGCGGAGAGAGTGGTGGTTTATGTGGCGGAGAAGGATGCTCTGAAGAACAGAGGATGGTTTTACAGCGAGTGTTTGAAGAAATCGGGATGGGGTGGCACCGTCGAGGTCGTGGAGACAAAGGGCGAAGGCCACGTGTTTCATTTGTTCAACCCCACTACCGACGTGGCACTGGATTTCGTCAGAAAGCTTGCTGCCTTCATCAATGGCAATGGCGGCCGCCGTGAGTGA